A genomic window from Streptomyces sp. 846.5 includes:
- the proB gene encoding glutamate 5-kinase has translation MSPGADDVTGTLRDDVLKARRIVVKVGSSSLTTASGGLDADRVDALVDVLAKTRTEGAEVVLVSSGAIAAGLAPLGLAKRPRDLARQQAAASVGQGLLMARYTASFARYGLRAGQVLLTAEDASRRAHYRNAYRTLEQLLVMGAVPVVNENDTVATAEIKFGDNDRLAAIVAHVVRADLLVLLSDVDGLYDGDPSKPGSSRIDEVRGPEDLAGVTIGSAGKAGVGTGGMVTKVDAARIATGAGIPVVLTAASHAADALAGRATGTLFHRTGRRSADRLLWLEHASAPRGAVRLDAGAVRAVVERRTSLLAAGVTGVEGDFAAGDPVDLLDENGHIVARGLVNFDVRELPRLLGRSSRDLARELGPEYEREVVHRDDLVVLPDAREH, from the coding sequence ATGAGCCCGGGAGCGGACGACGTGACAGGCACCCTGCGGGACGACGTGCTCAAGGCGCGCCGGATCGTCGTCAAGGTCGGCTCCTCCTCGCTGACCACCGCGTCCGGCGGCCTCGACGCGGACCGGGTGGACGCGCTGGTCGACGTCCTCGCCAAGACCCGGACCGAGGGCGCCGAGGTGGTGCTGGTCTCCTCCGGGGCCATCGCCGCCGGGCTGGCCCCGCTGGGGCTGGCGAAGCGGCCCCGCGACCTGGCCCGCCAGCAGGCCGCCGCCAGCGTCGGTCAGGGGCTGCTGATGGCCCGCTACACCGCCTCCTTCGCCCGCTACGGGCTGCGCGCCGGGCAGGTGCTGCTCACTGCTGAGGACGCCAGCAGGCGCGCGCACTACCGCAACGCGTACCGCACCCTGGAGCAGCTGCTGGTGATGGGCGCGGTGCCGGTGGTGAACGAGAACGACACCGTGGCCACCGCCGAGATCAAGTTCGGCGACAACGACCGGCTCGCCGCGATCGTCGCCCATGTGGTCCGCGCGGACCTGCTGGTGCTGCTCTCGGACGTGGACGGGCTGTACGACGGCGACCCCAGCAAGCCGGGCAGCAGCAGGATCGACGAGGTACGCGGCCCCGAGGACCTGGCCGGGGTGACCATCGGCAGCGCCGGGAAGGCCGGGGTGGGCACCGGCGGCATGGTCACCAAGGTCGACGCGGCCAGGATCGCCACCGGCGCGGGCATCCCGGTGGTGCTCACCGCCGCCAGCCACGCCGCCGACGCGCTGGCCGGGCGGGCCACCGGCACCCTGTTCCACCGCACCGGGCGGCGCTCCGCGGACCGGCTGCTGTGGCTGGAGCACGCCAGTGCTCCGCGCGGCGCGGTGCGCCTGGACGCCGGGGCGGTGCGGGCCGTGGTCGAACGCCGTACCTCGCTGCTGGCCGCCGGGGTGACCGGAGTTGAGGGTGATTTCGCTGCGGGCGATCCGGTGGACCTTCTTGACGAAAACGGCCACATCGTGGCGCGAGGGCTGGTCAACTTTGATGTAAGGGAGCTTCCCCGGCTGCTGGGGAGGTCCTCCCGGGACCTGGCGCGGGAGCTGGGTCCCGAGTACGAGCGCGAGGTGGTGCACCGCGACGACCTGGTGGTGCTTCCGGACGCCCGGGAGCACTGA